DNA sequence from the Mycobacteriales bacterium genome:
CCGGTTCGATCCGCGTGCGGTTCGCGAAGCAGCTGACCTCGGCGACTCCGCTTCCGACCCTCACGCCCAAGGTGCCCGGCAGCTGGGCCCGCCAGGGCACGACCGCGGTCTTCACCCCGAGCCACGCCTACCCACCGGACACGACAGTGACGGTGAGCTACGTGAAGAAGTCGGGTACGACGAAGACCCTCGCGAGCGCAGCGACACCGACCGGCTCGCTGCTGCGCGCCGAGCAGATCCTCGCGCGGTTGCACTACCTGCCACTCACGACGACCGCTCCCACCCTGACCACCGCCGCCGACGAGGCCAACGCCGTATTCAACCCACCGGCGGGCACCTTCTCGTGGCGCTACCCGAACACCCCGTCCGTCATCAAGCAGGGCTGGTCGGCGGGCAAGTACGGGATCGTGGTCCGGGGCGCGATCATCGCCTTCCAGCACCAGCACGGCCTGCCGATCGACGGCACGGTCGGCATTCATACCTGGCGCGCGCTGATCAAGGCCGACCTCGCCGACAAGCTCGACCCGGACAAGTACAGCTACGTGACGGCGGACCTCTACCTTCCGCAACGCCTCTCGGTGTGGGTCGACGGCAAGACCGTGCTGACAAGTCCGGTCAACGGTGGCGTCGCGGCCGCGCCCACCCCGCTCGGGACGTTCCCGGTCTACGAGCGCTTCACCTCGACCACGATGCAGGGCACGAACCCCGACGGCACCAAGTACAAGGACCCGGGCGTTCCGTGGGTCAATTACTTCTCGGGCGGCTCCGCGGTGCACGGCTTCCCGCGCGCGTCGTACGGCTTCCCGCAGTCGGTCGGCTGTCTCGAGCTCCCGATCCCGACCGCCGCCGAGGTCTTCAAGCTGATCGACTACGGGACGCTGGTCAACGTCCACGGGCCCTACGTCAAGCCGCCGCCGGTCGCGACCCCCGCGCCGCCCAGCCCGTCACCGAGCTCGTCGAGCAAGCCGACGCCAACCCACTCCCCCAGCCCGAATCCCAGCTCGACGAAGTCGCACGCCAAAAAGCCCGCGCACTGACGCACGGCGCTAGCCCGGAAGCAGCTCGCCGCCGGTGACCTCGACCTCGAGG
Encoded proteins:
- a CDS encoding L,D-transpeptidase family protein; translation: MAGDRMRVNRSAAGVAAALAATLVLAGCGGHSSPSAAGGGSNPSSSASPVSATPLKVVWVKPHHLSATGSIRVRFAKQLTSATPLPTLTPKVPGSWARQGTTAVFTPSHAYPPDTTVTVSYVKKSGTTKTLASAATPTGSLLRAEQILARLHYLPLTTTAPTLTTAADEANAVFNPPAGTFSWRYPNTPSVIKQGWSAGKYGIVVRGAIIAFQHQHGLPIDGTVGIHTWRALIKADLADKLDPDKYSYVTADLYLPQRLSVWVDGKTVLTSPVNGGVAAAPTPLGTFPVYERFTSTTMQGTNPDGTKYKDPGVPWVNYFSGGSAVHGFPRASYGFPQSVGCLELPIPTAAEVFKLIDYGTLVNVHGPYVKPPPVATPAPPSPSPSSSSKPTPTHSPSPNPSSTKSHAKKPAH